In Roseomonas fluvialis, one genomic interval encodes:
- a CDS encoding type II 3-dehydroquinate dehydratase has translation MSRTIHVLNGPNLNRLGKREPEIYGHTTLAEVEAMCRAAAGEDAVVFRQTNHEGQLVDWIHEATDSGAAGIVINPAGLTFTSIPVLDALKMFESPVIELHISNIHRREAIYHRSLVSGVATAVIAGLGARGYATAVRALRDILDA, from the coding sequence TTGTCCAGAACCATCCACGTGCTGAACGGCCCCAACCTGAACCGCCTCGGCAAACGGGAGCCGGAGATCTACGGCCACACCACACTCGCCGAGGTGGAGGCGATGTGCCGCGCCGCGGCAGGCGAGGACGCCGTGGTTTTCCGCCAGACCAACCATGAGGGGCAGCTCGTGGACTGGATCCACGAAGCGACGGACAGCGGCGCGGCCGGCATCGTGATCAACCCGGCCGGGCTGACCTTCACCTCCATCCCCGTGCTCGATGCCCTCAAGATGTTCGAAAGCCCGGTGATCGAGCTGCACATCTCGAACATCCACCGGCGCGAGGCGATCTATCATCGTTCGCTGGTTTCCGGCGTGGCGACCGCGGTGATCGCCGGCCTCGGCGCGCGAGGCTACGCGACTGCGGTGCGCGCCCTCCGCGACATCCTCGATGCCTGA
- a CDS encoding TRAP transporter large permease — protein sequence MNAVDPFTLALLAIIGLSLLGLPIGLAMITGSILYLAASGQDMSIAAEQVLNGLNGSYILLAVPLFIFSAGLMNAGSMTDRLLRFCNLLVGRFRGGLGHVNVVQSVIFAGMSGSAIADAAGSGKIIIDMMKRGGAYPASYAAAITAATAVIGPIIPPSIPMVLYALISDSSIGYLFLGGVVPGLLMALAQMGINSWMAHRHDFPVAERVPLREIPRLTWDAAPALLMPVILLGGIYGGVMTPTEAAAVAAAYAFVVAAVVYRSITARETYRTVLASARSTAAIGMLIAGALAFNYVVASENIPNTVRNVLAGWELSQWQFLLAVNLILLVLGCLLEGSTILLVVVPVLIPTAQALGVDMVHFGVVVVVNIMIGLITPPYGLLLFIVAKLSDAPLSAVVRHTLPFIAAMLGALALITFVPELVLWLPWRFGYQG from the coding sequence GTGAACGCCGTCGATCCCTTCACGCTGGCGCTGCTGGCCATCATCGGGCTGTCGCTGCTCGGCCTGCCGATCGGGCTCGCGATGATCACCGGGTCAATCCTGTACCTGGCGGCCTCCGGGCAGGATATGTCGATCGCGGCGGAGCAGGTGCTGAACGGGCTGAACGGCAGCTACATCCTGCTAGCGGTGCCGCTGTTCATCTTCTCGGCCGGGTTGATGAATGCCGGCAGCATGACGGACCGGCTGCTGCGCTTCTGCAACCTGCTGGTCGGGCGCTTCCGCGGCGGGCTGGGGCACGTCAACGTCGTGCAGAGCGTTATCTTCGCGGGCATGTCGGGTTCGGCCATCGCCGATGCCGCGGGCAGCGGCAAGATCATCATCGACATGATGAAGCGCGGCGGCGCCTATCCGGCGAGCTATGCGGCCGCGATCACCGCGGCCACGGCGGTGATCGGTCCGATCATCCCGCCTTCCATCCCGATGGTGCTCTACGCGCTGATCTCCGACAGTTCGATCGGCTACCTGTTCCTCGGCGGTGTCGTGCCCGGGCTGCTGATGGCGCTGGCGCAGATGGGGATCAACAGCTGGATGGCGCATCGGCACGACTTCCCGGTGGCCGAGCGCGTCCCGCTGCGGGAGATCCCGCGCCTGACCTGGGATGCGGCGCCGGCGCTGCTGATGCCCGTGATCCTGCTCGGCGGCATCTATGGCGGCGTCATGACCCCGACCGAGGCGGCGGCCGTCGCGGCCGCCTATGCCTTCGTAGTCGCCGCCGTGGTCTATCGCAGCATCACCGCACGCGAGACCTATCGCACCGTGCTGGCCAGCGCGCGGTCCACCGCCGCGATCGGCATGCTGATCGCCGGCGCGCTCGCCTTCAACTACGTCGTCGCCAGCGAGAACATCCCGAACACCGTGCGCAACGTGCTCGCTGGCTGGGAGCTGTCGCAATGGCAGTTCCTGTTGGCGGTGAACCTGATCCTCCTGGTGCTCGGCTGCCTGCTGGAAGGCAGCACGATCCTGCTGGTGGTCGTGCCGGTGCTGATCCCGACCGCGCAGGCGCTGGGCGTGGACATGGTGCATTTCGGTGTCGTCGTTGTGGTGAACATCATGATCGGTCTGATCACGCCGCCGTACGGGCTCCTGCTGTTCATCGTGGCGAAGCTTTCGGACGCACCGCTCTCGGCCGTTGTGCGCCACACGCTTCCCTTCATCGCGGCGATGCTTGGCGCGCTCGCACTGATCACCTTCGTGCCTGAGCTGGTGCTCTGGCTCCCATGGCGGTTCGGGTACCAGGGCTGA
- a CDS encoding TRAP transporter small permease encodes MMPLTRRALDWARRRAENVLAALLAAMFVAFIIQIVMRYALNAPVGWTTEVSTLAWVWGILWGAALVLTDEEEIRFDVIYVAIPPRLRRLCDMVTGSIVVAVFTWSLPAVWDYVTFMKVERSTYLGIRFDWLYSVYLVFAVAMIIRHAAIVWYAATGRRHVPADGA; translated from the coding sequence ATGATGCCCCTCACGCGCCGCGCGCTCGACTGGGCCAGGCGGCGCGCCGAGAACGTGCTTGCCGCGCTGCTCGCGGCGATGTTCGTCGCCTTCATCATTCAGATCGTCATGCGCTACGCGCTGAATGCCCCGGTCGGCTGGACGACCGAGGTATCTACCCTCGCCTGGGTCTGGGGCATCCTCTGGGGCGCGGCCCTGGTGCTGACCGATGAGGAGGAGATCCGGTTCGACGTGATCTACGTCGCCATCCCGCCCCGGTTGCGGCGCCTGTGCGACATGGTCACCGGCAGCATCGTCGTCGCGGTCTTCACCTGGTCGCTGCCGGCGGTCTGGGACTACGTGACCTTCATGAAGGTGGAGCGATCCACCTATCTCGGCATCCGGTTCGACTGGCTCTACTCGGTATACCTGGTCTTCGCCGTCGCGATGATCATCCGCCACGCGGCGATCGTCTGGTACGCGGCGACAGGGCGGCGGCATGTGCCGGCGGACGGCGCGTGA
- the dctP gene encoding TRAP transporter substrate-binding protein DctP encodes MSSPIGRRAVLAAAAAAVLAAAPVSGANAQARRRLRFTAVFSDQDIRAEAMRGFQRDLASEFDVELHLNATLFRQGTELVAIQRGNVEMANLSPQDISRQIPAWAVMASAYLFRDADHMRKVFASPIGTEFNRMAREQLNVHILGPLYFGTRHVNLRPRTRIATPADMRGLKLRMPPGETWQFLGEALGANPTPVAFAELYTALQTGAVDGQDNPLPTSRTMRFHEVTTQFVLTSHLVAYDLLAVSARVWDGLTPAQQQALQAAANKAIDESTRRHLAQEEEMLAFFRSQNLEVYAPNVDAFRAEAQRRYLASPQSQSWPQGILERIQAVR; translated from the coding sequence ATGTCGTCGCCCATCGGCCGCCGTGCCGTGCTGGCCGCTGCCGCTGCCGCTGTCCTCGCCGCCGCGCCCGTTTCCGGCGCCAATGCGCAGGCCCGCCGCCGGCTCCGCTTCACCGCCGTTTTCTCCGACCAGGACATCCGCGCCGAGGCGATGCGCGGCTTCCAGCGCGACCTCGCCAGCGAGTTCGATGTCGAGTTGCACCTGAACGCGACGCTGTTCCGCCAGGGCACGGAGCTGGTCGCGATCCAGCGCGGCAATGTGGAGATGGCGAACCTTTCGCCGCAGGACATCTCGCGGCAGATCCCGGCCTGGGCGGTGATGGCCTCAGCCTACCTGTTCCGTGACGCCGACCACATGCGCAAGGTCTTCGCCAGCCCGATCGGCACCGAGTTCAACCGCATGGCGCGTGAGCAGCTGAACGTTCACATCCTCGGCCCGCTTTATTTCGGCACGCGGCATGTGAACCTGCGCCCGCGCACGCGTATCGCGACACCGGCCGACATGCGCGGCCTGAAGCTGCGGATGCCGCCCGGGGAGACATGGCAGTTCCTGGGCGAGGCGCTGGGCGCCAACCCCACCCCGGTCGCCTTCGCCGAGCTCTACACCGCCTTGCAGACCGGCGCGGTGGATGGCCAGGACAACCCGCTGCCGACCAGCCGCACGATGCGCTTCCATGAAGTGACGACGCAATTCGTGCTGACCAGCCACCTCGTGGCCTACGACCTGCTCGCGGTCTCCGCGCGGGTCTGGGATGGCCTGACCCCGGCGCAGCAGCAGGCGCTGCAGGCCGCCGCCAACAAGGCGATCGACGAGAGCACGCGCCGCCATCTCGCGCAGGAGGAGGAGATGCTGGCCTTTTTCCGCAGCCAGAACCTCGAAGTCTATGCGCCGAACGTCGATGCCTTCAGGGCCGAGGCGCAACGCCGCTACCTCGCCTCTCCGCAGTCGCAGAGCTGGCCGCAGGGCATCCTCGAGCGCATCCAAGCGGTGCGTTGA
- a CDS encoding GntR family transcriptional regulator, producing MTTAGGTALEASGTTGEAAYRRLRADVIAGRLAPGQKLGLEGLRPIYGAGVSTLREALTRLASEEFVVAEGQRGFSVAPVSSRDFAEVADLRLLLERNAIRDSFAAGDLDWEGRVVGGHHKLAALERRLLAGEPADPVLWKRYDREFHAALIEACGSTVLRETYAAAYDRYLRYQMVAVVFRGGVAAAQHEALLACALSRDADQACRLLDEHVGGCVEHVAQTGALLPFAPHSARAPQGRRPMMAGDAPALPPETAAQRTYRLLRTDILRNVLAPGQRLRLEALRDAYGAGIGTLRETLNRLVVERLVLAEGQRGFEVAPFCADELRELAKLRLLLESHALDQALRAGDVEWEAHVVAAHHRLAQMEERLGGGDAAALDPWRRFDSQFHQTLISACGSRTLMATHAAVFDRYQRYQNRALGFRGDIAVREHAALRDCALRRDAAAARDVLATHILGGVDHALSSGGL from the coding sequence ATGACCACCGCGGGCGGCACTGCCCTGGAGGCATCCGGCACGACCGGCGAGGCGGCCTATCGCCGCCTGCGTGCCGATGTCATCGCCGGCCGGCTTGCGCCGGGGCAGAAGCTCGGCCTCGAGGGGCTACGACCGATCTACGGCGCGGGGGTCAGCACGCTGCGGGAAGCCCTGACCCGCCTGGCGTCCGAGGAGTTCGTCGTTGCCGAAGGCCAGCGCGGCTTCAGCGTCGCCCCGGTCTCGTCCCGGGACTTCGCCGAGGTTGCCGACCTGCGGCTTCTGCTGGAGCGCAATGCAATCCGCGACTCCTTCGCGGCGGGCGACCTGGACTGGGAAGGCCGCGTCGTCGGAGGCCACCACAAGCTGGCTGCGCTGGAACGCCGCCTGCTGGCCGGCGAGCCCGCGGATCCCGTGCTCTGGAAGCGCTACGACCGCGAATTCCACGCTGCGCTGATCGAGGCCTGCGGGTCGACCGTGCTGCGCGAGACCTATGCTGCCGCCTATGACCGCTACCTGCGCTACCAGATGGTGGCGGTGGTGTTCCGCGGCGGCGTAGCGGCCGCGCAGCACGAGGCGTTGCTGGCCTGCGCTCTGTCGCGTGATGCCGACCAGGCCTGCCGCCTGCTGGACGAGCATGTCGGCGGCTGTGTCGAGCACGTGGCGCAGACCGGGGCGCTGCTGCCCTTCGCCCCACACAGCGCCCGCGCCCCACAGGGCCGTCGCCCCATGATGGCCGGCGATGCCCCTGCCCTGCCCCCCGAAACCGCGGCGCAGCGCACCTATCGGCTGCTCCGCACCGATATCCTGCGCAATGTGCTGGCGCCGGGGCAGCGGCTCCGGCTGGAGGCACTGCGCGATGCCTATGGAGCCGGCATCGGCACGCTGCGCGAGACGCTCAACCGGCTGGTCGTCGAGCGGCTCGTTCTCGCCGAAGGGCAGCGCGGCTTCGAGGTCGCGCCCTTCTGCGCCGACGAACTGCGCGAACTTGCGAAGCTGCGGCTGCTGCTGGAGAGCCATGCGCTGGACCAGGCGCTGCGCGCCGGCGATGTCGAGTGGGAGGCGCATGTCGTCGCTGCCCACCACAGGCTCGCGCAGATGGAAGAACGACTGGGCGGAGGCGATGCTGCGGCTCTCGATCCGTGGCGGCGCTTCGATTCCCAGTTCCACCAGACCCTGATCTCCGCCTGCGGTTCGCGCACGCTCATGGCGACCCATGCCGCGGTGTTCGACCGCTACCAGCGCTACCAGAATCGCGCGCTCGGGTTCCGTGGCGACATCGCGGTGCGGGAGCACGCGGCGCTGCGCGACTGCGCCCTGCGGCGCGATGCTGCGGCGGCGCGCGATGTCTTGGCCACGCATATCCTGGGCGGCGTGGACCACGCGCTGTCGAGCGGCGGCCTGTAA
- a CDS encoding peroxidase family protein: MTLASEALDGASPEEVEGLQAALAAAEEHRDAAEVAKVAATSAATGAGTSLVNLLKTYDVEMSGDSLVLPNVAPDEGLSAPYNSWFTLFGQFFDHGLDLVQKGGNGTVYIPLQPDDPLYRAPAGEDGVLGTEDDVHTNFMAVTRTNGPEAANLTTPWVDQNQTYTSHPSHQVFLREYEMVGGRPVATGRLLDGADGGLATWADVKAQARDFLGINLTDDFVTGVPLIKTDPYGKFIPSTDGFPQVVFLVQDPPGSGVYVEQTDSGTPDAPLNIAGAARIANAFLDDIAHDAAPVLLGGELQDDDDDVVGYAGGTFQGRNTSYDNELLDAHFVTGDGRGNENIGLTAVHHVFHSEHNRLVDQVKQVVLASEDLEFINAWLSVPVTELPAPDAELAWNGERLFQAARFTTEMQYQHLVFEEFARKVQPDIDVFMVQPNVELNPQIFAEFAHVVYRFGHSMLNETVDRVTEDGNSDASMTLFDAFLNPLAFNDLDGQAVNAEVGAGAIIRGMTGQVGNEIDEFVTDALRNNLLGLPLDLAAINIARAREAGMPTLNEARAQFQELAGGDTQLTPYTSWADFALNLKNPASIVNFIAAYGTHASIEAEETAAGKREAALKLVMGGVGAPADRVQFLNAQGDYAGGALGGLQNVDFWIGGLAEKKMAFGGMLGSTFSFVFELQMENLQNADRFYYLSRTQGMNLLTELENNSLAKIVQRNTDLGETMFALPADIFAVPDFTFYVDLAKQQAFGHQDPEHDDPVLQALSNKVERGVTENGDKYIRFNGLEHVVIAGTENDDSIVSGGGDDGVWGFDGNDTIEAGYGVDKIMGGDGDDIITNAGTDIGETDMLHGDDGNDVIHGGSGLSLIFGGKGQDAIILGPDGSEARSGTGNDFVIGREGSDVIFGNEGDDWVEAGANFDYIAGDNGDIFFNSPIIGHDVLNGGSGDTDYDADSGDDIMFGGEGIQKFIGMWGFDWSIYKGQLTPAVADMNIRVFTTLPEEVLRDRFSEVEAASGWDNDDVLRGDDRAYDVNIAVNGTLDPTPEGNFAFNELTQEGIDRIAGLNAIVTPDLLHEVQLFDPVTLETIEGAGGTIMGFAAGNILLGGGGSDTIEGRGGDDIIDGDAWLDVRINVMGTGADSLTILESVDSLADIQDRLLNGTINPGQLQIAREIRYANAAGDVDVAVFSGDFDEYAVTVNADGSVTVAHDGGAGVDGTDTLRNIELLEFNDRDLAPANGSFTLDDLTPTQTQILTVTLADPDGVQSSAITWEALTAPNTWTAVGTGATFTPGATEMGRVLRVSAQYTDSLGIVTNIAPIVTGVVGGYFSGSAAGQLTTMTASSDLAFGNAGHDTILGDAGDDTLNGGTGNDSLQGGAGADLLRGEIGNDTLDGGGEADRLEGGAGNDSLFGGDGMDQLLGDVGNDTLDGGIGADVLEGGTGNDVYVVDDVGDQVVEVSGGGSDLVRTTLATYTLGANVENLTYTGALDFTGYGNNLSNVITGGAANNVLYGAGGNDRMSGLGGHDSLFGEAGNDSLLGGEGDDTLDGGVGVDTLNGGAGNDYYVVDNVLDVVIDTAGNDTVETTLANFTLTGSLERLYYAGSGNFVGTGNGLANEIRGGDGNDTLSGGAGHDTLVGGDGNDEIDGGSGNDVLRGGVGNDTIVGGLGGDTIEGGEGDDILLGGAGADVFVFSAGFGNDVIEGYAFLPGETQDRIDIRSYGFTVEEFNLGVEIQITGDTSQTVITIGSDEILLAGVDVATVNQTDFIL, from the coding sequence GTGACCCTGGCCTCCGAGGCGCTTGATGGCGCGAGCCCGGAGGAAGTGGAGGGCCTGCAGGCTGCGCTCGCCGCGGCCGAGGAGCATCGCGACGCGGCGGAGGTCGCGAAGGTTGCCGCGACGTCAGCCGCCACGGGCGCGGGCACAAGCCTGGTAAATTTGCTCAAGACGTACGACGTCGAAATGTCGGGCGACAGTCTGGTCCTACCCAACGTCGCGCCCGACGAAGGACTTTCCGCCCCCTACAATTCTTGGTTCACGCTGTTCGGCCAGTTCTTCGACCACGGGCTCGATCTCGTGCAGAAGGGCGGGAATGGAACCGTCTATATTCCGCTGCAGCCCGACGACCCCCTGTACCGGGCCCCCGCCGGGGAAGATGGCGTCCTCGGCACGGAGGATGACGTCCACACCAACTTCATGGCAGTGACGCGTACCAACGGCCCCGAGGCCGCCAACCTCACGACGCCCTGGGTCGACCAGAACCAGACCTACACATCCCACCCGTCGCACCAGGTCTTCCTGCGCGAATACGAGATGGTCGGGGGGCGGCCCGTCGCGACCGGCCGCCTGCTGGACGGCGCCGATGGCGGCCTGGCCACGTGGGCCGACGTGAAGGCGCAGGCGCGCGACTTCCTTGGTATCAACCTGACGGACGACTTCGTCACCGGCGTGCCGCTGATCAAGACCGATCCTTACGGGAAATTTATTCCGAGCACCGACGGTTTCCCCCAGGTCGTCTTCCTGGTGCAGGACCCGCCTGGCTCCGGCGTCTACGTCGAGCAAACCGACTCTGGCACGCCCGACGCGCCACTCAACATTGCCGGCGCGGCGCGCATCGCCAACGCATTCCTTGACGACATCGCGCATGATGCCGCGCCGGTGCTGCTCGGCGGGGAGCTCCAGGACGACGACGACGACGTCGTCGGCTACGCCGGCGGCACCTTCCAGGGCCGCAATACCAGCTACGACAACGAACTGCTCGACGCCCATTTCGTCACCGGCGATGGCCGCGGCAACGAGAACATCGGCCTGACCGCCGTCCACCATGTCTTCCACTCGGAGCACAACCGCCTGGTCGACCAGGTTAAGCAGGTGGTGCTCGCCAGCGAGGACCTCGAATTCATCAACGCGTGGCTGTCCGTGCCCGTGACGGAGCTGCCCGCGCCGGACGCGGAGCTTGCCTGGAACGGCGAGCGCCTGTTCCAGGCGGCGCGCTTCACAACCGAGATGCAGTACCAGCACCTCGTGTTCGAGGAGTTCGCCCGCAAGGTCCAGCCCGATATCGATGTCTTCATGGTGCAGCCGAATGTCGAGCTGAACCCGCAGATCTTCGCCGAATTCGCGCATGTCGTGTACCGCTTCGGCCACTCGATGCTGAACGAGACGGTGGATCGCGTCACCGAGGACGGCAACAGCGACGCGAGCATGACGCTGTTCGATGCCTTCCTCAATCCGCTCGCGTTCAACGATCTCGATGGGCAGGCGGTCAATGCCGAGGTGGGCGCCGGCGCCATCATCCGCGGCATGACCGGACAGGTCGGCAACGAGATCGACGAATTCGTCACCGACGCGCTGCGCAACAACCTGCTCGGGCTGCCGCTCGACCTGGCCGCCATCAACATTGCCCGCGCCCGCGAAGCGGGGATGCCCACCCTCAATGAGGCACGGGCGCAGTTCCAGGAGCTCGCCGGCGGGGATACGCAGCTCACGCCCTACACGAGCTGGGCGGACTTCGCGCTGAACCTGAAGAACCCCGCCTCGATCGTGAACTTCATCGCGGCCTACGGCACGCATGCCAGCATCGAGGCGGAGGAGACCGCCGCCGGCAAGCGTGAGGCGGCGCTGAAGCTGGTGATGGGTGGGGTTGGCGCTCCCGCGGACCGCGTCCAGTTCCTCAATGCGCAGGGCGACTATGCTGGCGGTGCGCTCGGCGGCCTGCAGAACGTCGATTTCTGGATCGGCGGCCTGGCCGAAAAGAAGATGGCCTTCGGCGGCATGCTGGGCTCGACCTTCTCCTTCGTGTTCGAACTGCAGATGGAGAACCTGCAGAACGCCGACCGCTTCTACTACCTGTCGCGCACGCAGGGCATGAACCTGCTGACCGAGCTCGAGAACAACTCGCTGGCCAAGATCGTCCAGCGCAACACCGATCTCGGCGAGACCATGTTCGCCCTGCCGGCGGACATCTTCGCGGTGCCCGACTTCACCTTCTATGTCGACCTCGCGAAGCAGCAGGCCTTCGGCCACCAGGACCCGGAGCACGACGACCCGGTCCTGCAGGCGCTGTCGAACAAGGTCGAGCGCGGTGTCACCGAGAACGGCGACAAGTACATCCGCTTCAATGGCCTCGAGCACGTGGTGATCGCCGGTACCGAGAACGACGACAGCATCGTCTCCGGCGGTGGCGACGATGGCGTCTGGGGCTTCGACGGCAACGACACCATCGAGGCCGGCTACGGCGTCGACAAGATCATGGGCGGTGACGGCGACGACATCATCACCAACGCCGGCACCGACATCGGCGAGACTGACATGCTGCACGGCGATGACGGTAACGACGTCATTCATGGCGGCAGCGGCCTGTCGCTGATCTTCGGCGGCAAGGGGCAGGACGCCATCATCCTCGGGCCCGACGGGTCCGAAGCCCGCAGCGGCACTGGCAACGACTTCGTCATCGGTCGCGAGGGCTCCGACGTCATCTTCGGCAACGAGGGCGACGACTGGGTCGAGGCGGGGGCCAATTTCGACTACATCGCCGGCGACAACGGCGACATCTTCTTCAACTCGCCCATCATCGGCCATGACGTGCTGAACGGCGGGTCCGGCGACACCGACTACGACGCCGACAGCGGCGACGACATCATGTTCGGTGGCGAAGGCATCCAGAAGTTCATCGGCATGTGGGGCTTCGACTGGTCCATCTACAAAGGCCAGCTCACGCCCGCCGTCGCGGACATGAACATCCGCGTCTTCACGACGTTGCCCGAGGAAGTCCTGCGCGACCGCTTCAGCGAGGTCGAGGCCGCGTCCGGCTGGGACAACGACGACGTGTTGCGCGGGGATGACCGCGCCTACGACGTCAACATCGCGGTCAACGGCACGCTCGATCCGACGCCCGAGGGGAACTTCGCCTTCAACGAGCTCACGCAGGAAGGCATCGATCGCATCGCCGGACTCAACGCGATCGTCACGCCAGACCTGCTGCATGAGGTCCAGCTCTTCGACCCGGTCACGCTCGAGACCATCGAAGGTGCCGGGGGCACGATCATGGGCTTCGCCGCCGGCAACATCCTGCTGGGCGGCGGCGGCAGCGACACCATCGAGGGGCGCGGCGGCGACGACATCATCGACGGCGACGCTTGGCTCGACGTGCGGATCAACGTGATGGGGACCGGCGCCGACAGCCTGACCATCCTCGAATCCGTCGACAGCCTGGCCGATATCCAGGATCGGCTGCTCAACGGCACCATCAATCCCGGCCAGCTACAGATCGCGCGCGAGATCCGCTACGCGAATGCGGCAGGTGACGTCGACGTCGCAGTCTTCTCGGGGGATTTCGACGAGTATGCCGTGACGGTCAACGCGGACGGGTCCGTCACCGTCGCGCATGACGGCGGCGCCGGCGTCGATGGCACCGACACGCTGCGCAACATCGAACTGCTGGAGTTCAACGACAGGGACCTGGCGCCCGCGAACGGCAGCTTCACGCTGGACGACCTGACGCCGACGCAGACGCAGATACTGACGGTGACGCTGGCCGATCCGGATGGCGTCCAGTCCTCGGCGATCACCTGGGAGGCGCTGACCGCGCCCAACACGTGGACCGCGGTCGGCACCGGGGCCACCTTTACGCCTGGCGCGACGGAAATGGGCCGGGTGCTGCGTGTCAGCGCGCAGTACACGGACAGCCTTGGAATCGTGACCAACATTGCGCCGATCGTGACCGGTGTCGTCGGCGGGTACTTCTCCGGGAGCGCCGCTGGCCAGCTGACGACGATGACGGCCTCGTCGGACCTCGCCTTCGGCAATGCGGGGCACGACACCATCCTCGGCGATGCGGGCGACGATACGCTCAACGGTGGCACCGGAAACGACTCGCTGCAGGGCGGCGCCGGTGCGGATCTGCTCCGCGGCGAGATCGGCAACGACACACTCGATGGCGGCGGCGAAGCCGATCGCCTTGAAGGCGGCGCGGGCAACGACTCGCTGTTCGGCGGCGATGGGATGGACCAACTGCTGGGCGACGTCGGCAACGACACGCTGGATGGTGGCATCGGCGCCGACGTGCTTGAGGGTGGCACGGGCAACGACGTCTATGTTGTGGATGATGTCGGCGACCAGGTGGTCGAGGTTTCGGGCGGAGGTAGCGACCTGGTCCGCACGACGCTCGCGACGTACACCCTGGGGGCCAACGTCGAGAACCTCACCTACACCGGCGCGCTCGACTTCACGGGCTACGGCAACAACCTGTCGAACGTCATCACCGGCGGTGCGGCCAACAACGTGCTGTATGGGGCTGGCGGCAACGACCGGATGAGCGGATTGGGCGGTCATGACTCGCTGTTCGGCGAGGCTGGCAACGACAGCCTGCTCGGCGGTGAGGGTGACGACACGCTTGATGGCGGCGTGGGTGTGGACACGCTGAATGGCGGGGCCGGCAACGACTACTACGTGGTCGACAATGTGCTGGATGTGGTGATCGACACCGCCGGCAACGACACGGTCGAGACGACGCTCGCCAACTTCACGCTCACCGGTTCGCTCGAGCGCCTGTACTACGCCGGCAGCGGCAATTTTGTCGGCACGGGCAACGGGCTCGCCAACGAGATCCGCGGCGGCGACGGCAACGATACGCTGAGCGGCGGCGCCGGGCACGACACGCTGGTGGGCGGGGACGGCAACGACGAGATCGACGGCGGGAGCGGCAACGACGTGCTGCGCGGCGGTGTCGGCAACGACACCATCGTCGGCGGGCTCGGCGGGGATACGATCGAAGGCGGCGAGGGCGATGACATCTTGCTCGGCGGAGCCGGTGCGGATGTGTTTGTCTTCTCGGCCGGTTTCGGCAACGACGTGATCGAGGGCTACGCGTTCCTGCCGGGTGAGACGCAGGATCGCATCGACATCCGGAGCTACGGCTTCACGGTCGAGGAGTTCAATCTGGGCGTCGAAATCCAGATCACCGGAGACACTTCCCAGACGGTGATCACGATCGGCAGCGACGAGATCCTCCTCGCGGGTGTGGACGTCGCGACCGTCAATCAGACGGACTTCATCCTCTAG